The Petrotoga sp. 9PWA.NaAc.5.4 nucleotide sequence ATATTAACGATAAAAAGTTTTTAAATCTATGTTCCAATAACTATTTAGGACTCGCTAATGACAAAAGGTTAAAAGATGCCGCAATAAAAGCTATTGAAAAATGGGGAGTCGGACCAGGAGCCGTAAGGACAATAGCTGGAACTATGAAGATACACGAAGAATTAGAAAAAAAATTAGCGGAATTTAAAAAAGTAGAAGCAACGTTAGTAGTACAATCAGGATTCAATGCAAATCAAGCAGTCATTCCAACAATTACATCTGAAGAAGATGCTATTTTGTCTGACGAACTTAACCATGCAAGCATAATCGATGGTGTAAGACTATCAAAAGCTAAAAGATATGTATGGAAACATAAAGATTTAAATTCATTAGAAGAGCAGCTGAAACAAGCGGCTAATTGCAGAAGAAAATTGATAATTACCGACGGGGTTTTCAGTATGGATGGTGATATTGCACCATTACCAGGAATTGTGGAATTAGCTAAAAAATATGATGCTTTAGTGATGATAGATGATGCTCATGGAGAAGGAGTTTTAGGCAAAAACGGTAGAGGAATTGCAGATCATTTTAATTTAACGGATGAAGTTGACATTGAAATAGGTACTTTATCCAAAGCTTTTGGAATTGTAGGAGGTTTTATTTCCGGTAAAAAACAACTTATTGATTTTTTGAAGCAACGAGCCCGACCTTTTTTGTTCTCAAGTTCTTTATCTCCTGCTGAGACTGGCGCAGCTTTAGAAGCCGTTAATATATTATCGGAGTCTGAACAATTAGTTAATAGATTGTGGGATAACGCAAGATATTTTCAACAAAAAATTAAAGATATGGGATATGATATAGGAGTTACAGAAACTCCGATTACTCCTGTAATGATATATGATGAAAAGAAGACAAAAGAATTTAGTTTTGAATTGTATGAAAAAGGTATCTTTGCTTCTGCTATCGTTTACCCAACAGTACCTAAGGGTAAGGCAAGAATAAGGGTAATGATAAGTGCAGTGCACTCTAAAGAAGATTTAGATTTTGCTTTAGAAAAATTTGAGTATTTAGGTAAAAAATTTAGTATAATATAAAAAAATAGTATGGAATTTTTTGTTTTTATATGTTATAATCAAATGAGGTTGATTTTTTGCAACTTCTATGATTTAAATTTATAATTTCTAAGAGAATAATACAATAATTTTATAAAAGATAGGAGGGATTGTGGTGAAAACCAAAATTTTATCAGTATTAATGTTAGTATTAGGTGTATCTTTTATTTCTATGGCATCTTTGAATTTAGATTGGGGAAGGGTTTATTCTCTTCCAGGAGCACAAGAGATATTCAGTGTAAAAGCTGTTGAAGATGGTGTATATTTGTTTGGTTATTCCGATGAAAAAGGATTTGACGAAGATATGTTGATTTTAAAGTTTGATAAAGATGGAAATAAAGTTTATGAAAATAGAATAGGTGGTCGCTATAATGACTGGCTAAGTTACGGAACTGTCACAAAAGACGGTGATTTGTTTTTAGTTGGAACTTCCGGTTCTTATGGCAAAGATTCTGATATCTATGTAACTAAGATTGGGTCTAATAAGTTTACAACTAACCTTGACAAATTGGGTGTAGACAAAGGTAGTGCAGGTGTGGAAGTAGAAGATGGTTTTGTGGTAATAGGCTATGGTTCAGATCCAGATACTCTGAATATGAGAGGCAAAATTGTCAAATTAGATAAGCAAGGTAATGTTGTATATGATAAATGGTTGGCTTATTTTGTTCCGGGAAGTGACACAAAACCTTTAAGTATAAAAGAAACTTCAAAAGGGAATTTTATAATTGCGGGGACTATAGTTCAAATATTCGAAAATTTAACTAAATTTTACCTAACTATGGTAGATAGTGAAGGGGAAGAGATTTGGACAAAAGTTTTTGCTCCAAGAGATTATGCTCGCGGATTTGATGTTGTTGAAGTACCGGGCGGATATGTAGCAGTAGGTTATGAAGGTTCTTGGGCTACGGCATGGTCGGATATTTACGTAGTAAAATTTAATGAAGAAGGTAATATACTGTGGGAATCTTTCTATGGAGACGTTGAGAGTGATCACGGCTATTCTGTTAAATTAGGGCCAAACGGTAATATTTACGTGGCTGGTTATATTACTAACTTAAATGGTGACAAAGATGTTGTAATTTTAGAATACGATAGCGCTGGAAATTTGTTAAATGCTAAATCTCTTGGTGGGTTTGGAGATGATGTGGCATTTTCATTAGATATAGACCAAAAAGGTAATTTATATGTTGCTGGATATTCTCAATCTGCTGATTTGGGAGCAGATAAAGATAAAGATGTCTTTTTACTCAAATATACAATAAAATAATAAATTATTACTCGCACAAAGAAACGAGTAACTCAAATCTTATAAACTTAGGGGTAGTTTAAACTACCCCGTTTTTTATTGTTGTATTTAATTAGATTTATTCTTTAGTTTTAAATAAATATTTAAATTAATTACATCTGCGGGATTTATTCCCGGAATTCTTGACATTTGCCCCAATGTTTCTGGTTTGATATTCTTTAGCTTTTCCTTAGCTTCAAAAGCGAGATTACTTACTTCGTCATAATTGATATTTTTTGGGATTCTTTCATTTTCCAACTCTTTCATTTTTAAAACATCCTCATTCATTCTATTAAGATATCCTTCATATTTAAAATAAATGTCAATTTGTTCTATAACTTCTTTTTCATCAATTGGTTCAAGATCTAAATGTCTCACATCATAATATAAAATTTCCGGCCTTTTCAAAATGTCACCAAATTTAGTGATTTGAGAAATTTTAGAAGTTCCTTTTTCCATTAAAATATTATTAATTTGTCCGGGCTGAAGTTTTAAATTTTTTAATCTTTCCACGTGGTAGTTTA carries:
- a CDS encoding glycine C-acetyltransferase, which codes for MNFYDQLKQEMEDLEQSGLLVTIRTLEGPQGAWININDKKFLNLCSNNYLGLANDKRLKDAAIKAIEKWGVGPGAVRTIAGTMKIHEELEKKLAEFKKVEATLVVQSGFNANQAVIPTITSEEDAILSDELNHASIIDGVRLSKAKRYVWKHKDLNSLEEQLKQAANCRRKLIITDGVFSMDGDIAPLPGIVELAKKYDALVMIDDAHGEGVLGKNGRGIADHFNLTDEVDIEIGTLSKAFGIVGGFISGKKQLIDFLKQRARPFLFSSSLSPAETGAALEAVNILSESEQLVNRLWDNARYFQQKIKDMGYDIGVTETPITPVMIYDEKKTKEFSFELYEKGIFASAIVYPTVPKGKARIRVMISAVHSKEDLDFALEKFEYLGKKFSII
- a CDS encoding SBBP repeat-containing protein; the encoded protein is MKTKILSVLMLVLGVSFISMASLNLDWGRVYSLPGAQEIFSVKAVEDGVYLFGYSDEKGFDEDMLILKFDKDGNKVYENRIGGRYNDWLSYGTVTKDGDLFLVGTSGSYGKDSDIYVTKIGSNKFTTNLDKLGVDKGSAGVEVEDGFVVIGYGSDPDTLNMRGKIVKLDKQGNVVYDKWLAYFVPGSDTKPLSIKETSKGNFIIAGTIVQIFENLTKFYLTMVDSEGEEIWTKVFAPRDYARGFDVVEVPGGYVAVGYEGSWATAWSDIYVVKFNEEGNILWESFYGDVESDHGYSVKLGPNGNIYVAGYITNLNGDKDVVILEYDSAGNLLNAKSLGGFGDDVAFSLDIDQKGNLYVAGYSQSADLGADKDKDVFLLKYTIK